The Sagittula stellata E-37 sequence CGGTGGCGGTGGGATCCGACAACGCGTCGACGCTGGTGTTGGCGCCAAGCGCGATCAGCACCGCCCAGATCACCACGTTGACCGCCGGACCCGCCAGCGCCACAGCGATCTCCTGCGCCGGGCGTTCGGGCATCCGGTCGAGCCGGGCGAGCCCGCCGATGGGCAGCAGGGTGATGTCGGGGGTGCGGATGCCGAAGCGGCGCGCCATCAACGCGTGGCCGTACTCATGCGCCACGACGCAAGCGAACAGAAGGACGACGAAACTGAGACTGTCGAGCGCCGCCGCTGTGCCACCGCTGCTGTAGGCCGACAGGCCGATCCAGCCCAGCAAAAGGAAGAACGTGGCGTGAACCCTCAGCTCTGAGCCGAGCAGGCGACCGACGGGAAAGGACCAGGACATGGGCGCTCCGCTGTTGTGACGGTTCACACATAACCTGCGCTTCCGGCAATTGCAGCGCCTCGGGGCGCGACATTCTCGCAAGGCCGCCATGCTGCGTCCCTGGTGCGCCCGGGGTGGGTCAGCCGCCGGTATGGCTCATGTGGCGGGACACGCGGCCATCGACCGTCTGGCGCGAATAGTCGAAGTCGTGGCCCTTCGGTTTCAGCCGGATCGCGGCGCGGATCGCCTCTTCCAGCGGGGCGTCCGTTTCCGGGTGATTGCGGAGGGCGGAGCGCAGGTCGGCGTTGTCCTCCTGACCCAGGCACATGAACAATTCGCCGGTGCAGGTCAGGCGCACGCGGTTGCAGCTTTCGCAGAAATTGTGGGAGAGCGGCGTGATGAAGCCGATTTTCTGGCCGGTTTCCTCCAGCCGCACGTAGCGGGCCGGGCCGCCCGTGCTTTCGGGCAGGTCGGTCAGGGTATACTGTTCGGCCAGCCGTGCACGCAGATCGGTCAGCTTCCAGTACTGGTCCAGCCGGTCCTCGTTGCCGATGTCGCCCATCGGCATGACCTCGATCCAGGTCAGGTCGATGTCACGCGCGGCGCACCATTCCGTCATGCGGAAGAGTTCGTCCTCGTTGAAACCCTTGAGCGCGACGGCGTTGATCTTGACCCTCAGGCCCGCCGCCTGCGCCGCGTCGATGCCCTTCAGCACCTGCGGCAGACGGCCCCAGCGGGTGATCTCGGCGAACTTGGCCTCGTCCAGCGTGTCGAGCGACACGTTCACCCGGCGCATCCCGGCGTCGTAGAGGTCCTGCGCGAACCTGCCCAGCTGCGAGCCGTTGGTGGTCAGCGTCAGTTCCTTCAGGCTGCCGGCGTCCAGATGGCGCGTCATGCCCCGGAAGAAGGTCAGGATGTCCCGCCGCACCAGCGGTTCGCCGCCCGTGATGCGCAGCTTTTCGACGCCCAGCCGGATGAAGGTCGAACACATGCGGTCCAGTTCTTCCAGCGTCAGAAGCTCCTTCTTCGGCAGGAAGGTCATGTTTTCCGACATGCAGTACACGCAGCGGAAATCGCAGCGGTCGGTGACGGAAACCCGAAGGTAGGAAATCGGGCGCTGGAACGGGTCGATCAAGGGTGTCGTCATGGCAATGAACCTAGGCCTCGGCGGGAATTTGAGCAAGGGCGTGCGCATGATTGTGTACCAAAGGCCAAGGCGTGTAAGACGGGACGCGGGCAGAAAAGGACTTTCCCAATGATGAATCGCGTGGCGATGGCAGGCGCACTGGCGCTTGGACTGGCGGGGTGCGGCGACGGAGCAGGGCTGTTCCAGCCGAAATCGCCCCAGAAATCCGCAACGGCCGAGGCGACGTCCGCCGGGTCGCGTCCGCAGGCGCGTGGCGACGGCGCGGTGACGGCGGCGCCCAAACCTCCGGCCAACGCGCGCACGGCGGCGCAGTTCGACACGACCTCGGCCGAAGAGAAGAAAGCGGCGGCGGCGAAACCGGCGGATGCAGGCGGCGAGACGTTGCTGGGCAAGACCGTGGCTTCGCTGGGCGATCCGTCGCGGTCCGGGTTCTGGCTGGAAACGCCGCTGGTCAAGGCGGCGCAGAAGGGCCGGGTGGAATACAACGGCAAGAGCGCGCAGGTCGATCTGATCCCGATCGACGGGCCGTCGTCCGGTGGCAGCCGGCTGTCGTTGCCGGCGATGCAACTGATCGGCGCGCCGCTGACCGATCTGCCGACCATTCAGGTCTTCGCGGGCTCCTGACGGGTCGGGTGCCCGCCGTGCGTTGCGGCGGGCGTCCTTCCGGCCTGGGCGCGCTGTCTCAGAGGTACTTCGATGCCTCGCGGACGGCGAAGGGCTTCATCGCTGCGGCATGGGTGTCGAGGAAGTCCCGGACCCTGTCGGCGTCGTGTTTGGAGAGGTCGCGCAGCCACCAGCCCACCGCTTTCTGGATGAACCACGTGGCGTCGTGTGTGTAGCCTGCGGCCCAGTCCAGCACCCTTTCGCGCGCCGCGACCTCGTGGGC is a genomic window containing:
- the moaA gene encoding GTP 3',8-cyclase MoaA, which codes for MTTPLIDPFQRPISYLRVSVTDRCDFRCVYCMSENMTFLPKKELLTLEELDRMCSTFIRLGVEKLRITGGEPLVRRDILTFFRGMTRHLDAGSLKELTLTTNGSQLGRFAQDLYDAGMRRVNVSLDTLDEAKFAEITRWGRLPQVLKGIDAAQAAGLRVKINAVALKGFNEDELFRMTEWCAARDIDLTWIEVMPMGDIGNEDRLDQYWKLTDLRARLAEQYTLTDLPESTGGPARYVRLEETGQKIGFITPLSHNFCESCNRVRLTCTGELFMCLGQEDNADLRSALRNHPETDAPLEEAIRAAIRLKPKGHDFDYSRQTVDGRVSRHMSHTGG